A window from Streptomyces sp. NBC_00271 encodes these proteins:
- a CDS encoding SWIM zinc finger family protein, whose translation MARRALRAARERDTRGAAAGDEPGSRSDGVTSPAARPGDAAREALRRAATRGSGPHPDPSSGAGADTVPDPETDSGAEPGPVRPSARAETADAPPADVPLVGTRPGDIAREALRAARTEARQARTAAETKGAGNAHRSADRAAAGARARRDRRDEERGGRVRDVREVLAEAFELPGAEAPRETDVETNTTIDTNTETAPDANSDTETDAEKWHRRSVHPAHPAQSEHPAQPVLPTQPRLSEPSTLPSAAAVPRSMASPRRDGELRRTFEALPARTSHADTFAETWWGNAWVSALEEGALDAARLARGRAYADQGHVDAITVTPGLVLAYVHGSRPRPYRVQVRLRTLDDGDWDRFLDAAAERPGHIAALLDKEMPKSLADCGADLLPGPGDLAPQCSCPDYGHPCKHAAALCYQTARLLDEDPFVLLLLRGRGERELLDVLSRRNATRAARAAQEQQSAPLPGVRARDALARRALPPLPAPLPAPAHPEQPPTYPGAPGGPDPFALDQLATDAAARAHALLTTGRDPVAELTLWQDAVRLAAARPGSGLTAATRALYSSLASAAGRTPADLARAVAAWRQGGLEGLTVLEEPWDPPAGRFDRARPLLLAADLPAFRPWRNHLTHPRGHAQLRLGHDGLWYAYESEPGHEDWWPRGTPDLDPVGALTGLGAPGEL comes from the coding sequence GTGGCGCGTCGCGCGCTGCGGGCCGCGCGGGAGCGCGACACACGGGGCGCGGCGGCAGGGGACGAGCCGGGTTCGCGGTCCGACGGGGTGACCTCCCCGGCGGCCCGACCGGGCGACGCGGCCAGGGAGGCCCTGCGCCGGGCCGCCACGCGGGGGAGCGGTCCGCATCCGGACCCGAGTTCGGGTGCGGGTGCGGACACCGTCCCGGATCCGGAGACCGACTCAGGCGCCGAACCCGGTCCGGTACGGCCTTCCGCCCGCGCGGAGACGGCGGACGCCCCGCCCGCCGACGTGCCCCTAGTCGGCACGCGTCCTGGTGACATCGCCCGTGAGGCACTGCGCGCGGCGCGCACGGAGGCCCGACAGGCGCGGACGGCGGCGGAGACCAAGGGCGCCGGAAACGCGCACCGGTCGGCAGACCGTGCGGCGGCCGGTGCGCGGGCCCGGCGCGACCGACGGGACGAGGAGCGGGGAGGCCGGGTCCGGGACGTACGAGAGGTGCTCGCGGAGGCCTTCGAGCTGCCCGGCGCCGAAGCGCCCCGCGAGACCGACGTCGAGACCAACACCACCATCGACACCAACACCGAGACCGCCCCCGACGCCAACAGCGACACCGAAACCGACGCCGAGAAGTGGCACCGCAGGTCGGTACACCCGGCGCACCCGGCACAGTCGGAGCACCCGGCGCAACCGGTGCTCCCGACGCAACCCCGGCTCAGCGAGCCGAGCACGCTCCCGTCGGCCGCCGCCGTGCCGCGCTCGATGGCATCCCCGCGCCGCGACGGCGAGCTGCGCCGCACGTTCGAAGCGCTCCCCGCCCGCACCTCGCACGCGGACACCTTCGCGGAGACCTGGTGGGGCAACGCCTGGGTGAGCGCCCTCGAAGAGGGGGCCCTGGACGCGGCGCGGCTGGCGCGCGGACGGGCGTACGCCGACCAGGGGCACGTCGACGCCATCACCGTCACACCGGGACTCGTGCTGGCCTATGTCCACGGGAGCCGCCCGCGGCCGTACCGCGTCCAGGTCCGACTGCGGACGCTGGACGACGGCGACTGGGACCGTTTCCTCGACGCGGCGGCCGAGCGCCCCGGACACATCGCGGCGCTTCTCGACAAGGAGATGCCCAAGTCGCTCGCGGACTGCGGAGCCGACCTGCTCCCCGGCCCCGGAGACCTGGCCCCCCAGTGCAGCTGCCCCGACTACGGCCACCCCTGCAAACACGCCGCCGCCCTCTGCTACCAGACGGCACGTCTGCTCGACGAGGACCCCTTCGTACTGCTTCTGCTGCGCGGCAGGGGCGAGCGCGAGCTGCTGGACGTGCTGTCCCGCCGCAACGCCACCCGTGCGGCCCGCGCCGCCCAGGAACAGCAGTCGGCGCCGCTGCCCGGTGTACGGGCCCGTGACGCCCTCGCACGCCGGGCGCTGCCGCCCCTCCCGGCGCCGCTGCCCGCCCCCGCGCACCCCGAGCAGCCACCGACCTACCCGGGCGCGCCGGGCGGCCCCGACCCGTTCGCGCTGGACCAGCTCGCCACGGACGCGGCCGCCCGCGCGCACGCGCTGCTCACCACGGGCCGCGACCCGGTCGCGGAGCTGACGCTGTGGCAGGACGCGGTACGGCTCGCCGCCGCCCGCCCCGGTTCCGGCCTCACCGCCGCGACCCGCGCCCTCTACTCATCGCTGGCCTCCGCCGCCGGCCGTACCCCCGCCGACCTGGCCCGCGCGGTCGCCGCCTGGCGGCAGGGCGGGCTCGAAGGGCTCACCGTCCTCGAAGAGCCCTGGGACCCGCCCGCGGGCCGTTTCGACCGCGCCCGCCCCCTCCTCCTCGCCGCCGACCTCCCGGCCTTCCGCCCCTGGCGCAACCATCTCACCCACCCCCGCGGCCACGCCCAGCTCCGCCTGGGCCACGACGGCCTCTGGTACGCCTACGAATCGGAACCGGGCCACGAGGACTGGTGGCCCCGGGGCACCCCCGACCTCGACCCGGTCGGCGCTCTGACCGGCCTCGGCGCACCGGGCGAGCTCTGA
- a CDS encoding sugar kinase produces the protein MTASLPRQASPPDEPRRPPEDPRHKFRRRALTLLIIVLLIGVPAGYLVISANQSRDSGKQKEEKYSATGLTVGWPSRVQRRLYQVPIPLNSVSVAYYETNNWKTSRLYVQFATNGAGLEEFLAEIGTSRDTLRKNNIAIGTRDQKVVSWDFTGPGSWWGLVHEQKDPAPTQDIVVNWPKPGHAIVYVVSRTIP, from the coding sequence GTGACGGCCTCGCTGCCGCGCCAGGCCTCACCTCCGGACGAGCCCCGGCGCCCGCCGGAGGACCCGCGCCACAAGTTCCGCCGCCGTGCCCTGACGCTGCTGATCATCGTGCTGCTCATCGGCGTCCCGGCCGGCTACCTGGTGATCTCCGCCAACCAGAGCCGCGACAGCGGCAAGCAGAAGGAGGAGAAGTACTCGGCGACCGGCCTCACCGTGGGCTGGCCCTCGCGCGTCCAGCGCCGCCTCTACCAGGTGCCCATCCCGTTGAACAGCGTCTCCGTCGCCTACTACGAGACGAACAACTGGAAGACCAGCCGTCTCTACGTGCAGTTCGCCACCAACGGCGCGGGGCTGGAGGAGTTCCTCGCGGAGATCGGCACCAGCAGGGACACACTGCGCAAGAACAACATCGCCATCGGCACCCGCGACCAGAAGGTCGTCAGCTGGGACTTCACGGGCCCCGGCTCGTGGTGGGGCCTCGTCCACGAACAGAAGGACCCGGCGCCCACCCAGGACATCGTCGTGAACTGGCCCAAGCCCGGGCACGCCATCGTCTACGTCGTCTCCCGCACGATCCCCTGA
- a CDS encoding DEAD/DEAH box helicase, whose protein sequence is MGDEAVKTDTAVPVRLAAVFLPAPVPRQGRVAFWDPDGGPLPAADGAGSVSPAENTPSAEPTELTVVRPHGSGARRGTVPALTLPIAEALPLLAGARHDRAAHPATTCWGAAALHALRLVARGRLLPGLTPEGHDAWRAGPLDPDDIAHLRAVAAALPHEGHAVPLPGKGPLRLPDPEALMRSFLDAVADTLPRTPAAPHTSGKPFAAGEPQRLPGAHDWAAEVAAGMDAGVRISLRLDLSAYQLFDDGEGALRAGAAVVQVHSLADPTLVVDAAALWAGDADTAFGPRARVDAALAVRRAARVWPPLDRLSEQDVPDVLALSEEELSDLLGIVATRLGAAGVAVHWPRDLAHDLSAAAVVRPAPGSATDGTGFFESEELLQFRWQLALGGDPLTEAEMDALAEAHRPVVRLRDQWVLVDPALVRKARKRELGLLDPVDALSVALTGTAEVDGETVEAVPVGALATLRDRLTAGITPVEPPPGLQARLRDYQLRGLAWLDLMTSLGLGGCLADDMGLGKTITVIALHLRRDRGEPTLVVCPASLMGNWQREITRFAPGVPVRRFHGPDRTLEDLDGGFVLTTYGTMRSAAPRLAQQTWGMVVADEAQHVKNPYSATAKALRTIPSPARVALTGTPVENNLSELWALLDWTTPGLLGPLKSFRARHARAVENGEDEEAIARLARLIRPFLLRRKKSDPGIVPELPPKTETDHPVPLTREQASLYEAVVRESMLAIETTEGIARRGLVLKLLTSLKQICNHPALFLKEDARAATLGPSARSGKLALLDELLDTLLAEDGSALVFTQYVGMARLITAHLAERAVPVELLHGGTPVAEREHMVDRFQSGATPILVLSLKAAGTGLNLTRAGHVVHFDRWWNPAVEEQATDRAYRIGQTQPVQVHRLITEGTVEDRIAEMLEAKRALADAILGSGEASLTELTDRELSDLVSLRRSS, encoded by the coding sequence ATGGGCGACGAGGCCGTGAAGACCGATACGGCTGTGCCGGTGCGGCTTGCCGCCGTCTTCCTGCCCGCACCCGTGCCCCGCCAGGGGCGCGTCGCCTTCTGGGACCCGGACGGCGGGCCGCTGCCCGCCGCCGACGGCGCCGGGAGCGTGTCGCCCGCCGAGAACACACCGTCCGCCGAGCCGACCGAGCTGACGGTGGTACGACCGCATGGCTCGGGAGCCCGCCGCGGCACCGTCCCCGCGCTGACCCTGCCGATCGCCGAGGCCCTCCCGCTGCTCGCCGGGGCCCGCCACGACCGCGCCGCGCATCCGGCCACGACCTGCTGGGGCGCGGCCGCGCTGCACGCGCTGCGGCTCGTCGCGCGGGGCCGGCTGCTGCCCGGGCTCACCCCCGAGGGCCACGACGCCTGGCGCGCGGGCCCACTGGACCCGGACGACATCGCCCACCTGCGCGCCGTGGCCGCCGCTCTTCCCCACGAAGGGCATGCCGTCCCGCTCCCCGGCAAGGGCCCCCTCCGGCTGCCCGACCCGGAAGCGCTGATGCGCTCCTTCCTGGACGCGGTCGCCGACACCCTGCCGCGCACCCCCGCCGCTCCCCACACCTCAGGGAAACCCTTCGCGGCCGGAGAGCCGCAGCGGCTGCCCGGAGCCCACGACTGGGCCGCCGAGGTCGCCGCGGGCATGGACGCGGGCGTACGGATCTCGCTCCGCCTGGACCTGTCGGCGTACCAGCTCTTCGACGACGGCGAGGGCGCGCTCCGCGCGGGCGCCGCCGTCGTCCAGGTGCACAGCCTCGCCGACCCGACCCTCGTCGTCGACGCCGCGGCCCTGTGGGCGGGCGACGCCGACACGGCCTTCGGCCCCCGCGCGCGCGTGGACGCGGCGCTCGCCGTGCGCCGCGCCGCCCGCGTCTGGCCGCCCCTGGACCGTCTGTCCGAACAGGACGTGCCCGACGTCCTCGCACTCTCCGAAGAGGAGCTCTCCGACCTGCTCGGCATCGTCGCGACCCGCCTCGGCGCGGCCGGCGTCGCCGTCCACTGGCCCCGCGACCTCGCCCACGACCTCAGTGCCGCCGCGGTGGTGCGCCCCGCGCCCGGCTCGGCCACGGACGGCACCGGATTCTTCGAGAGCGAGGAACTGCTCCAGTTCCGCTGGCAGCTGGCCCTCGGCGGCGACCCGCTCACCGAGGCCGAGATGGACGCCCTCGCCGAGGCCCACCGCCCCGTCGTCCGGCTGCGCGACCAGTGGGTCCTCGTCGACCCCGCCCTCGTCCGCAAGGCCCGCAAGCGGGAGCTGGGCCTGCTCGACCCGGTCGACGCCCTGTCCGTGGCGCTCACCGGCACCGCGGAGGTCGACGGCGAGACGGTCGAGGCGGTGCCGGTCGGCGCCCTCGCCACGCTGCGCGACCGTCTGACGGCCGGCATCACCCCCGTGGAGCCGCCCCCGGGGCTCCAGGCCCGGCTGCGGGACTACCAGCTGCGGGGCCTCGCCTGGCTCGACCTCATGACCTCGCTCGGCCTCGGCGGCTGCCTCGCCGACGACATGGGCCTCGGCAAGACCATCACCGTCATCGCCCTGCACCTGCGCCGGGACCGCGGCGAACCCACCCTGGTCGTCTGCCCGGCCTCGCTCATGGGCAACTGGCAGCGGGAGATCACCCGCTTCGCGCCCGGCGTCCCCGTCCGCCGCTTCCACGGCCCCGACCGCACCCTGGAGGACCTCGACGGCGGTTTCGTCCTCACCACCTACGGCACGATGCGCTCGGCCGCGCCCCGGCTCGCCCAGCAGACGTGGGGCATGGTCGTCGCGGACGAGGCCCAGCACGTCAAGAACCCCTACTCGGCGACGGCGAAGGCCCTACGGACGATCCCGTCCCCCGCGCGCGTGGCCCTCACCGGCACCCCCGTGGAGAACAACCTCTCCGAGCTGTGGGCCCTGCTGGACTGGACGACGCCCGGCCTGCTCGGACCCCTCAAGTCCTTCCGCGCCCGCCACGCGCGCGCCGTGGAGAACGGCGAGGACGAGGAGGCGATCGCCCGCCTGGCCCGGCTGATCCGCCCCTTCCTGCTCCGTCGCAAGAAGTCCGACCCCGGGATCGTCCCCGAGCTCCCGCCCAAGACGGAGACGGACCACCCGGTCCCCCTGACCCGCGAACAGGCCTCCCTCTACGAGGCCGTGGTCCGCGAGTCGATGCTTGCCATCGAGACGACCGAGGGCATCGCGCGCCGGGGCCTGGTCCTGAAGCTCCTCACCTCCCTCAAGCAGATCTGCAACCACCCGGCGCTGTTCCTGAAGGAGGACGCCCGGGCGGCCACCCTCGGACCCTCCGCCCGTTCCGGCAAGCTCGCCCTGCTCGACGAGCTGCTGGACACCCTGCTCGCCGAGGACGGCTCGGCGCTGGTCTTCACCCAGTACGTGGGGATGGCCCGACTGATCACCGCCCACCTGGCCGAGCGCGCCGTCCCGGTGGAGCTCCTGCACGGCGGCACCCCGGTCGCCGAACGCGAGCACATGGTGGACCGCTTCCAGAGCGGGGCCACCCCGATCCTGGTGCTGTCCCTCAAGGCCGCGGGCACCGGCCTGAACCTCACCCGGGCGGGCCACGTCGTCCACTTCGACCGCTGGTGGAACCCGGCCGTCGAGGAACAGGCCACCGACCGCGCCTACCGCATCGGCCAGACCCAGCCCGTCCAGGTCCACCGCCTCATCACCGAGGGCACGGTCGAGGACCGCATCGCCGAGATGCTCGAAGCGAAGCGGGCGCTCGCCGATGCCATCCTGGGCTCCGGGGAGGCGTCTCTGACCGAACTGACCGACCGCGAGCTGTCGGACCTGGTGTCACTGCGGAGGTCGTCGTGA
- a CDS encoding ROK family glucokinase: protein MSTYRDLAHRGSARATVLRTVGTRERRSHLTAPRVPTVGIDIGGTKVMAGVVDADGNILEKLRAETPDKSKSPKVVEDTIVELVLDLSDRHDVHAVGIGAAGWVDAERNRILFAPHLSWRNEPLRDRLAGRLAVPVLVDNDANTAAWAEWRFGAGRGEDNLVMITLGTGIGGALLEDGQVKRGKFGVAGEFGHMQVVPGGHRCACGNRGCWEQYSSGNALVREARELAAADSPVAYGIIEHVKGNIGDITGPMITELAREGDAMCIELLQDIGQWLGVGIANLAAALDPSCFVIGGGVSAADDLLIGPARDAFRRHLTGRGYRPEARIARAQLGPEAGMVGAADLARLVARRFRRAKRRRVERYERYERYSESRRTTQGSL, encoded by the coding sequence GCGTCCCCACCGTCGGTATCGACATCGGCGGCACGAAGGTGATGGCGGGCGTCGTCGACGCCGACGGCAACATCCTGGAGAAGCTCCGCGCCGAGACGCCGGACAAGTCCAAGAGCCCCAAGGTCGTCGAGGACACCATCGTGGAGCTGGTCCTGGACCTCTCGGACCGGCACGACGTGCACGCCGTGGGCATCGGTGCGGCCGGCTGGGTCGACGCCGAGCGCAACCGCATCCTCTTCGCTCCCCACCTGTCCTGGCGCAACGAGCCCCTGCGCGACCGTCTCGCCGGCCGGCTCGCCGTTCCCGTCCTGGTGGACAACGACGCCAACACCGCCGCCTGGGCGGAGTGGCGGTTCGGCGCGGGCCGTGGCGAGGACAACCTCGTCATGATCACGCTCGGCACCGGCATCGGCGGCGCGCTGCTGGAGGACGGTCAGGTCAAGCGCGGCAAGTTCGGCGTCGCGGGCGAGTTCGGCCATATGCAGGTGGTCCCCGGCGGCCATCGCTGCGCGTGCGGCAACCGCGGCTGCTGGGAGCAGTACAGCTCGGGCAACGCGCTGGTCCGCGAGGCCCGCGAACTCGCCGCCGCGGACTCCCCGGTCGCGTACGGGATCATCGAGCACGTCAAGGGCAACATCGGCGACATCACCGGCCCGATGATCACCGAGCTCGCCCGCGAGGGCGACGCCATGTGCATCGAGCTGCTCCAGGACATCGGCCAGTGGCTCGGCGTCGGCATCGCCAACCTGGCGGCGGCCCTCGACCCCTCCTGCTTCGTCATCGGCGGCGGCGTCAGCGCGGCCGACGACCTCCTCATCGGCCCCGCGCGCGACGCCTTCCGCCGCCACTTGACCGGCCGCGGCTACCGCCCCGAGGCCCGGATCGCCCGCGCCCAGCTCGGCCCCGAGGCCGGCATGGTCGGCGCCGCCGACCTCGCCCGCCTCGTCGCCCGCCGCTTCCGCCGCGCCAAGCGCCGCCGTGTGGAGCGCTACGAGCGGTACGAGCGCTACTCCGAGTCCCGCCGTACGACCCAGGGGTCGCTGTGA